From the genome of Pseudomonas hamedanensis:
ACCGAACCGTCGGTGCGCTTCTTGCCGGTGTCGAGTTCGTTGTAGGTGTTAACGACCGCGTAGGTGTCTTTCCAGTCCCAGTTACGCTTTTTCGCTTCCGCGGCCATGGCGGCGCCCTGCTTCTGGCCGACTTCGAATGCAGCCATGCCCAGGTACGGCACGTCTTCCATGAACTTGCCGTTGGCATCGACGAAACGGTCGTCCACGGCAATTACTTTCAGGTCGTTGAGCTTTGCTTTGGCCATGATGGCCGGGCCGAGGGACACATCCGGCGGGCAGATCACGAAGCCCTTGGCGCCATTCGCCGCCAGGCTGTCGATGGCCGAGAGGGTTTTCTCGCCATCCGGCACGGCGATCTTGATCAGCTCAAAGCCCTTGTCCTTGGCGGCTTTCTCGGCAAAAGCCCACTCGGTCTGGAACCAAGGTTCTTCGGCCTGCTTGACCAGAAAACCGATCTTCACCGCATCGGCGGCGAGCAGCGCACTGCTCAGGCTGAACGCAGTGACCGCCAGGGCAGTGCTGCACAGGGTACGAATCCCGAAACGACGTTTCATCAGATGACTCCTTGTTATTTTTTTTGAGCAAGGTTTGAAAAGCGTTGAACTGTGTTTCCAGTGAAGCTGTTAGAAAATAGTCATATCGTATGATGATTGGATTTCAAGCGTAGTCCAGCGCTCGGAATCCGCTTTATTCAGTCGTGGTACATCACCGAACGTCCACCATCGATGGTGATGCACGAGGCGTTGATAAACGGTGCTTCGTCGCTGGCCAGGAATACCGCGGTCATCGCCACTTCAATCGGCTGACCGATGCGCTTGGGCGGATGCAGGTCGAAAGCACGCTGACGCTCGGCCTGCGGGTCGGCGAAACCGTTCCAGTAATCGACGTTCAATTGCGTTTCGACGTAGCCAGGCGCAATCGCATTGACGCGAATACCCTTCGGCGCGTATTCGATGCCAAGGGCGCGGGTCAGGCCGAGCAGACCGTGCTTGGCCACCGGGTACGGAAAGCAACCGGGAATGATGTGGCTGGAATGGGTCGAGGCGATATTGATGATGCTGCCGACGCCCTGCTCGATCATTTGCGGCAGCACGGCTTTACAGCCATACCAGGCGCCATCCAGGTCGATTGCGAAGCAACGGCGCCAGTCTTCTTCGGTCATTTGCAGCGGATCGCGGAAGACATTGACCCCGGCGCAGTTGACCAGCACATCGATGCGGCCATGCAACTCCACCGCGCGTCTGGCCAGGGCGTGCAGATCCTGCTGGCTCGACACGTCAGCCTTGAGCGCCTGCACGTCGTGGCCCTGCTCGCGCCAATGGGCGGCAACCTGCTCCACCTTGTCAGCCTGAATATCGCTGATCAGCAGCTTTGCCTGCTGCGAAGCGAACGCCGCGACGATCGCCTCGCCGATGCCTTGCACGGCGCCGGTCAGCAATACCACTTTGTTTTTCAGGCGCTCGCCTTTCGGCGGTGGCGACACGGCTGGCAATGTCAGCGCTTCAGCCATGGCTCAGGCCTCCTGCGCGCAGGCGCAAAAAAACCGGGCATCAATCGATGTCCGGTTTTGACGGCGTGGGGAATCAAACAGACAGGCGTCGCTCACGGCATTGAGCCGTTGCGAGACGCGGACTCCGCAGGGGAGTGCGATCAAGATTCGCTGCATCACTTCACCTGTTTTGTTCTTTTTAAGTGTGAGTGCGTGTTACTGCTGGAGCCGACTATAAACCTGACCCGCAAATAATCTCAATATATAATTTTGCATCCCATATTTTGGGATTCATCCAACAAAACGCGTACAGAGCTTTCCTGCAACATCGACGCGCATTGTCAGCACGGCGCCATCCAGGGGGTGGTCGAGCGGACTCTTGGCGCTGGTGATATACAGGGTTTTCAGGTCTTCGCCACCGAATACACAACTGGTCGGGCGACTGACGGGCAGATCGATTTTACGGTCCACCTGCCCTTCCGGCGTCAGGCGCAACAGGCAACTGCCGTCCCAGCGGGCATTCCATACGTAGCCTTCGGCGTCCATCGCCGAACCGTCGGGGCCGCCCTGCGCGTCCGGGCCGTACCAGACCTGGGGGACGTCAAGATGACCGTCGGGGTGAATGAAATAGCGATGGAGCGTGCTGTCGAGACTTTCACCAAACAGCAGCGTGGTGCCGTCATCGCTCCAGAGCAACGTATTGGGAATGCCCAGCCCGAGCAACAGCGGCGTAACACGCTGGTCCGGATCGATGCGGAACAGCCCACCAGAACGGCGCACAATCGGCAGATCCTCGCCCTGCTCGCCGATATTGTTTTGCATGGTGCCCAGCCACAGTCGGCCCAAGGCATCGCAACGGGCCTCATTGGGACGGTTGCCCGGTTGCGGATCAGCGACACAGAACAGGC
Proteins encoded in this window:
- a CDS encoding substrate-binding domain-containing protein: MKRRFGIRTLCSTALAVTAFSLSSALLAADAVKIGFLVKQAEEPWFQTEWAFAEKAAKDKGFELIKIAVPDGEKTLSAIDSLAANGAKGFVICPPDVSLGPAIMAKAKLNDLKVIAVDDRFVDANGKFMEDVPYLGMAAFEVGQKQGAAMAAEAKKRNWDWKDTYAVVNTYNELDTGKKRTDGSVDALKKAGMPADHILFAALKTLDVPGSMDATNSALVKLPSAAKNLIIGGMNDNTVLGGVRATEAAGFAAANVIGIGINGTDAIGELKKPNSGFFGSMLPSPHIEGYKTAEMMYEWVTTGKEPPKYTAMDDVTLITRENFKQELEKIGLWN
- a CDS encoding SDR family oxidoreductase; the encoded protein is MAEALTLPAVSPPPKGERLKNKVVLLTGAVQGIGEAIVAAFASQQAKLLISDIQADKVEQVAAHWREQGHDVQALKADVSSQQDLHALARRAVELHGRIDVLVNCAGVNVFRDPLQMTEEDWRRCFAIDLDGAWYGCKAVLPQMIEQGVGSIINIASTHSSHIIPGCFPYPVAKHGLLGLTRALGIEYAPKGIRVNAIAPGYVETQLNVDYWNGFADPQAERQRAFDLHPPKRIGQPIEVAMTAVFLASDEAPFINASCITIDGGRSVMYHD
- a CDS encoding SMP-30/gluconolactonase/LRE family protein, which translates into the protein MTCTALTQHRAQLGEGPFWDAPAQALYWVDIAGKQALRLIGQNVQIWQMPEHISAFIPCASGDALVTLSSGVYRLDLDSPGLEPRLSLFCVADPQPGNRPNEARCDALGRLWLGTMQNNIGEQGEDLPIVRRSGGLFRIDPDQRVTPLLLGLGIPNTLLWSDDGTTLLFGESLDSTLHRYFIHPDGHLDVPQVWYGPDAQGGPDGSAMDAEGYVWNARWDGSCLLRLTPEGQVDRKIDLPVSRPTSCVFGGEDLKTLYITSAKSPLDHPLDGAVLTMRVDVAGKLCTRFVG